The proteins below are encoded in one region of Fibrella aestuarina BUZ 2:
- a CDS encoding DUF11 domain-containing protein: protein MPVRLRLCPSLPTVLLLLIISVSALAQKSQLNNPFVTRNARQLDSLRRVIERQQRQRTQDPALGRVPVERLDRIREELASQRQARAAAPMTWTERGPQGVTGTIRTFLVDPLDPNGRKVWAGSLTAGLWVNGNINSADSTWRCVSDGWDNRAVSALAADSANPQVRYAATGDLLSTLGGPDGGGIYKSTNGGSTWSRLSSTVPTSGTSLLQSAFLRVSKLVVGRGSAVYAATQYGLVRSADGGTSWQFTLAPQQNIGAQPVTNGDDRMTDVEMHSNGLLYAATGTGRIFRSITTAGTSWTEVTPPSTAPYTGVRTEISLGPLLKPGVEAIYAINIAYDNNYGGYTTRWLRRSGDGGKTWVTIAKPVNANYSGIDFTLGFGDNYLTMNIAPDDANTINISAYDQLYRSTDAGKTWSAGIFIDRTTAMLQTSTQRVVWGGDVAVRYASVMSTLAKQGFTDAQNGRTKGFGGLSANGVAMRNSAGSVYRLIGSRGEPGLLEMPVSGGSATAAQVSYQAYPLRPYVDQDEPGLQLATTPGDGFLWRNTAQSADWTYTSTSLATGNTSLNDLSDYDSRTNTLYYWAGNYLTATFGSASGPTADPVFKALSTTLAQPTTLKVGALPNTLFVATIDAKLYRLTATNQSTMVVTAIDRGAFPANSAISSIDVGATNDELIVTMANYGIKSVWYTTNGGTTWTSKDDSGSGLPDLPVYDVLMNPANRKQVLLATELGLWATDDITATSPGWTLSNGSMPAIRTVQLAYRAADGRVAVATDGRGVWETNAWAIANPASPTLTVGRLAQTSVCAGSTLPVPFTLVNGNGTPLEVRLSDAQGNFTTSVLVGRGTTSPLSVTLPASATYGTRYRLRLDVPDLNLTAMASQTLTISDLLTQQPYIADRRNAADSRLALIRFTDGYICVGDTATLYANVPGRPLSTSATYRWAVDETVLTAATSATLKTSQTGTYSFTVTEFGCTATNADGFLLKATDSPAPIVLNPTPDDGPICAGQKAPLVASYLGERAAYQWFRNEAVIPGATSAIFSATQTGAYTYSVAKGSCGVAAPPIVLTFSKAILASPIAVVGDVAPTLCGSNTVQLYATRQPDSTAYQWLRNGYPLASQTTPDLTVTDEGVYALQVLRGGCKAVSSPVSVTTSTQLATGFYSFGSTTACTGEGISLYAKRYDQSLQWMRNGVDIPGETDLFYEAKTSGTYTLRATSGGCSATAVAVSLVFSQTITPKLTSNERCTSVDLSTQDYPRSGTTSFYWLRNGQVVASGDQSYQTIYTSGTYSLSVTNGVCRGVSAPLALTIGQPAPPVIEASGAVLRCPNSAVDLIVSKGPYSVWKRNGVRIDNANSFHYAATESGVYTVAYEDGSCTTESNALTITFGQSASATLAGRTLIQPGQSTTLAIGLAGTAPWSLSLSTGQLITNTTQSPYSLTVAPARSTSYSVVSVANSCGLGTVTGFARVFVGGADVSLSSWVSKRQTSVDSVIIQTVRVYNAGPDPAEGLALTNRLPAGTSYVGSASGVSTTSYTVGTLAAGQSMTLSFGIKTKRTGAFVNAVEVSACDTPDPDSEPGTGTADGEDDATLADWRTADTTRYYAISPNPNGRVLPAVAMNQPPPVPNKADLSLMLWTSRRVVASKTDTIQVVLKIQNRGGLPTTNVRASLTIPNGSFSTDGDNWFSVGGNASLSMSMGQVGANQSLTKIIYWIPTASGRLSSEILNSSVADPNSTPNNSSTRPGEDDEAIAEIRAF from the coding sequence ATGCCTGTACGTTTACGTTTATGCCCCAGCCTGCCTACGGTTCTGCTTCTTCTGATCATTTCCGTTTCGGCACTAGCCCAAAAATCCCAGCTTAACAACCCTTTCGTCACGCGCAACGCGAGGCAACTCGATTCGTTGCGGCGGGTGATTGAGCGACAGCAGCGCCAACGTACCCAGGATCCCGCGCTGGGCCGGGTCCCGGTTGAACGCCTCGATCGTATCCGGGAGGAATTGGCCAGCCAACGGCAGGCTCGTGCGGCAGCGCCCATGACCTGGACCGAACGCGGCCCTCAGGGCGTGACCGGCACCATCCGCACCTTCCTGGTTGATCCACTCGACCCCAATGGCCGCAAAGTATGGGCGGGCAGCCTCACGGCGGGCCTTTGGGTCAATGGCAACATCAACAGCGCCGACAGCACCTGGCGATGCGTGAGCGATGGCTGGGACAACCGGGCTGTGTCGGCGCTAGCTGCCGACTCGGCCAATCCGCAGGTACGTTACGCGGCGACCGGCGATTTGCTCAGCACCCTGGGTGGCCCCGATGGCGGCGGCATCTACAAATCGACCAACGGCGGCTCGACCTGGAGCAGACTCAGTTCGACCGTTCCGACTAGTGGCACCAGCCTGCTTCAGTCGGCGTTTCTGCGCGTCAGTAAACTCGTAGTCGGGCGCGGTAGTGCTGTGTATGCCGCGACCCAGTACGGCCTCGTTCGCTCGGCTGATGGAGGCACCTCCTGGCAATTTACGCTGGCCCCCCAGCAAAACATTGGCGCACAGCCCGTTACCAACGGCGACGACCGTATGACCGACGTGGAGATGCACAGTAATGGATTACTCTACGCCGCCACTGGCACAGGCCGCATTTTCCGTTCAATCACCACGGCAGGTACGTCGTGGACCGAGGTAACGCCTCCTTCAACGGCGCCCTACACGGGTGTACGCACCGAAATTTCGCTAGGTCCGCTATTGAAACCAGGCGTTGAGGCGATCTACGCCATCAATATCGCCTACGACAACAACTACGGAGGGTACACAACTCGCTGGCTACGTCGTTCGGGCGACGGCGGTAAGACTTGGGTAACCATTGCCAAACCCGTCAATGCCAACTATTCGGGCATTGATTTTACACTGGGTTTCGGGGATAACTACCTGACGATGAACATTGCCCCCGATGATGCCAATACCATCAATATCAGTGCTTACGACCAGTTGTACCGCTCGACTGATGCGGGCAAAACTTGGTCGGCGGGTATATTTATCGACCGGACGACGGCGATGTTGCAAACGTCGACCCAACGGGTTGTCTGGGGTGGCGACGTGGCCGTTCGTTACGCTTCAGTGATGAGTACACTGGCGAAACAGGGATTCACCGATGCACAAAACGGGCGCACCAAAGGCTTCGGTGGGCTATCGGCCAATGGCGTTGCCATGCGGAATTCAGCTGGTAGCGTTTACCGGTTGATTGGGAGCCGTGGCGAACCTGGTCTGTTGGAGATGCCGGTTTCGGGGGGGAGTGCAACGGCGGCACAGGTCAGTTATCAGGCCTATCCTTTGCGCCCTTATGTCGATCAGGATGAACCTGGTTTGCAACTGGCTACGACACCCGGCGATGGTTTCCTGTGGCGGAATACAGCCCAATCCGCCGACTGGACGTACACGTCGACCTCCCTCGCCACGGGCAATACGTCGCTCAACGATCTGTCTGATTACGACAGCCGGACCAATACACTCTACTATTGGGCGGGTAACTACCTGACCGCTACCTTCGGTTCGGCCAGCGGCCCCACCGCTGATCCCGTTTTCAAAGCACTCTCGACAACATTGGCGCAACCCACGACCCTGAAAGTGGGCGCATTGCCCAATACACTTTTTGTGGCGACGATCGACGCCAAGCTTTACCGCCTGACAGCCACCAATCAGTCGACGATGGTCGTGACGGCCATTGATCGGGGGGCATTTCCGGCCAACAGCGCGATCAGCAGCATCGACGTAGGCGCGACAAACGACGAACTGATCGTGACCATGGCAAACTACGGCATCAAGTCGGTGTGGTATACCACCAACGGCGGCACCACCTGGACCAGCAAAGATGACAGCGGTTCGGGCCTGCCCGACTTGCCCGTTTACGATGTGTTGATGAACCCGGCCAACCGCAAACAGGTACTATTGGCTACGGAACTGGGCCTTTGGGCAACCGACGATATCACGGCGACCTCGCCCGGCTGGACGCTCAGCAACGGGTCGATGCCTGCCATCCGCACTGTGCAACTGGCTTATCGCGCGGCCGATGGGCGCGTAGCGGTTGCTACCGACGGTCGGGGCGTGTGGGAAACGAATGCCTGGGCCATTGCTAACCCGGCGTCACCCACCTTAACCGTAGGGCGCCTGGCACAAACGTCGGTTTGCGCCGGGAGCACCCTGCCCGTGCCTTTCACGCTTGTCAACGGCAACGGTACGCCACTTGAGGTTCGGCTATCCGATGCCCAGGGGAATTTCACGACTAGTGTGCTGGTAGGCCGTGGCACAACAAGCCCTTTGTCAGTCACCCTGCCGGCCAGCGCGACGTATGGCACCCGTTACCGCCTTCGCCTCGACGTACCCGACCTGAACCTGACGGCCATGGCCAGCCAGACGCTGACGATCAGCGACTTGCTTACGCAACAACCGTACATCGCGGATCGGCGCAATGCCGCCGATTCGCGCCTGGCGCTGATTCGGTTTACCGACGGCTACATCTGCGTAGGCGACACGGCCACCCTGTATGCCAACGTACCTGGCCGCCCGCTCTCGACATCGGCTACCTACCGCTGGGCCGTCGATGAAACCGTACTAACTGCGGCAACATCGGCCACGCTCAAAACAAGTCAGACGGGTACGTACAGCTTTACCGTGACCGAATTTGGTTGCACGGCCACCAATGCCGATGGCTTTCTACTAAAAGCAACGGATAGCCCTGCCCCTATCGTGCTGAACCCCACCCCCGACGATGGTCCCATCTGTGCCGGTCAGAAAGCACCGCTGGTAGCCAGTTACCTGGGCGAGCGGGCCGCCTACCAGTGGTTCCGGAACGAAGCAGTGATCCCCGGTGCCACCTCGGCCATCTTCTCCGCCACGCAAACCGGCGCCTATACCTACAGCGTCGCTAAAGGCTCATGTGGGGTAGCCGCCCCGCCCATTGTCCTGACGTTTAGCAAGGCCATTCTCGCCTCTCCCATCGCCGTGGTGGGCGACGTAGCGCCTACCCTTTGTGGCAGCAATACGGTACAGCTATACGCTACCCGCCAGCCCGACAGCACTGCGTATCAATGGCTTCGCAACGGCTACCCACTGGCTAGCCAAACCACGCCTGACCTGACCGTGACGGATGAGGGCGTGTACGCGTTGCAAGTATTGCGGGGTGGTTGCAAGGCTGTTAGTAGTCCAGTATCAGTAACCACAAGTACGCAGCTCGCTACCGGCTTTTATTCGTTCGGCAGCACTACCGCCTGTACCGGTGAGGGCATCTCATTGTATGCCAAACGCTACGATCAGTCGTTGCAATGGATGCGAAACGGCGTCGATATTCCGGGCGAAACCGATCTGTTCTACGAAGCCAAGACATCTGGTACGTATACACTCCGGGCTACCTCGGGCGGTTGTTCGGCTACTGCCGTGGCGGTGTCGCTGGTATTCAGCCAGACCATTACGCCTAAACTGACCAGCAACGAGCGTTGCACCAGCGTCGACCTCTCAACCCAGGACTACCCCCGCTCAGGGACCACCTCCTTTTACTGGCTGAGAAACGGGCAGGTAGTCGCTAGCGGTGATCAGTCGTACCAAACCATCTACACGTCGGGTACGTATAGCTTGTCGGTAACCAACGGCGTCTGTAGAGGTGTGTCTGCTCCCTTGGCCCTGACGATTGGCCAACCCGCTCCACCGGTCATTGAAGCCAGTGGTGCCGTGCTTCGCTGTCCCAATTCGGCAGTTGATCTGATCGTATCGAAAGGGCCCTATAGCGTCTGGAAGCGGAACGGCGTCCGCATCGACAATGCCAACAGTTTCCATTACGCCGCTACCGAGTCGGGCGTTTATACGGTGGCCTACGAAGACGGCAGTTGCACTACCGAATCAAACGCGTTAACGATCACCTTCGGGCAGTCGGCGTCGGCGACACTGGCGGGCCGTACCCTCATTCAGCCGGGGCAGTCGACCACGTTAGCCATTGGTCTGGCGGGCACAGCCCCCTGGTCGTTGTCGCTGTCGACCGGGCAACTCATCACCAACACAACCCAGAGCCCCTACTCGCTGACGGTCGCACCCGCCCGAAGCACCAGCTATTCCGTCGTCAGTGTGGCCAATAGTTGCGGCCTGGGTACGGTAACTGGCTTCGCCCGGGTGTTTGTGGGTGGCGCCGATGTATCGCTTAGCAGCTGGGTCAGCAAACGCCAAACCAGTGTAGACAGTGTCATTATTCAGACGGTACGGGTCTACAACGCCGGTCCTGATCCGGCCGAGGGGCTTGCGCTTACCAATCGCCTGCCAGCCGGTACGTCTTACGTCGGAAGCGCCTCGGGGGTCAGCACAACCAGCTACACGGTGGGTACGTTGGCGGCTGGGCAGTCGATGACGCTTAGCTTTGGCATCAAGACCAAACGTACCGGTGCTTTTGTTAACGCCGTTGAGGTGAGCGCCTGCGACACGCCTGACCCTGACAGCGAACCTGGCACAGGCACGGCCGACGGCGAAGACGATGCGACGCTGGCCGACTGGCGTACCGCTGACACCACTCGCTACTACGCGATTTCGCCCAATCCTAATGGCCGTGTCTTACCCGCAGTGGCCATGAATCAGCCCCCACCCGTTCCCAATAAAGCCGATCTAAGTCTGATGCTCTGGACCAGTCGCCGCGTAGTAGCCAGTAAGACTGACACGATTCAGGTGGTGCTGAAAATTCAGAACCGGGGCGGGTTACCGACAACCAACGTGCGCGCGTCGCTTACAATCCCTAACGGCTCGTTCAGCACCGATGGCGACAACTGGTTCTCGGTTGGAGGTAACGCTTCCCTGTCCATGAGTATGGGCCAAGTTGGCGCCAACCAATCGCTAACCAAAATTATCTACTGGATCCCGACGGCCTCGGGCCGCCTCAGTAGCGAGATCTTGAATTCATCCGTTGCAGACCCTAACTCAACACCCAACAACAGTAGCACCCGCCCCGGCGAAGACGATGAAGCCATCGCCGAGATTCGGGCGTTCTAA
- a CDS encoding maleylpyruvate isomerase N-terminal domain-containing protein — translation MKPIGPVETAPLFPILHEKLVELLRSLSPDDWHRDTICAGWTVKDVASHLLDTALRTITLYRDGYSSPEPVAIHSYRDLVDYLNRLNNDWVRATRRLSPALLTDWLDEAGRTADALVMALPPDEPAVYSVAWAGQAESPNWFHVAREYTERWHHQQQIRLAVGQQETLLTDALYHPLLDTFMRALPHAYREQVAPTGTLLHIAIPALKGGDWWLHRLADQWALVVNETKAQPDVTVRIERDFAWQLVTRHLPAQQAAAFIEIEGNEALGRQVLRMRSVMM, via the coding sequence ATGAAACCGATCGGTCCCGTCGAAACCGCCCCGTTATTTCCCATTCTCCACGAAAAACTCGTTGAGCTGCTGCGCAGCCTGTCGCCCGACGATTGGCACCGCGATACGATTTGTGCAGGCTGGACGGTGAAAGACGTGGCGTCGCACCTGCTCGATACGGCGCTACGCACCATCACTTTGTATCGGGACGGCTATTCGTCACCCGAACCGGTGGCCATTCACTCCTACCGCGACTTGGTCGATTACCTCAACCGGCTCAACAACGACTGGGTACGTGCCACCCGCCGACTAAGCCCCGCATTACTCACCGACTGGCTGGACGAGGCTGGCCGCACCGCCGACGCGCTGGTGATGGCGCTGCCTCCCGATGAACCGGCTGTTTACTCCGTAGCGTGGGCCGGGCAGGCCGAATCGCCCAATTGGTTTCATGTGGCGCGCGAATACACCGAGCGCTGGCATCATCAGCAGCAGATTCGGCTGGCTGTTGGGCAGCAGGAAACCTTGCTGACCGATGCCCTATACCACCCCCTGCTCGATACGTTTATGCGGGCCCTGCCACACGCCTACCGCGAGCAGGTAGCGCCCACAGGTACGTTGCTGCACATCGCCATACCGGCGTTGAAGGGAGGCGACTGGTGGCTACACCGATTGGCCGATCAATGGGCGCTGGTCGTGAATGAAACAAAGGCTCAGCCCGATGTGACCGTGCGGATCGAGCGGGATTTTGCCTGGCAACTCGTTACCCGACACCTGCCAGCTCAGCAAGCCGCCGCCTTCATCGAGATTGAAGGCAACGAGGCGCTGGGCCGACAGGTGTTGCGTATGCGGTCGGTCATGATGTAG
- a CDS encoding DUF6582 domain-containing protein: protein MKTDPNIDRRDDVRPAEGEHKYGDVDFADPTNKKYPIDTPEHVRAAWSYINHKDNAAKYEADEVRLIKERIQRAAKKHGVDIQTD, encoded by the coding sequence ATGAAAACGGACCCGAACATTGACCGGCGCGACGACGTGCGCCCGGCGGAAGGCGAGCACAAATACGGCGATGTTGATTTTGCCGACCCAACCAACAAAAAATACCCAATCGATACACCTGAGCATGTACGCGCTGCCTGGAGCTACATCAATCATAAAGACAACGCAGCCAAGTACGAGGCCGATGAAGTACGGCTGATCAAAGAGCGTATTCAGCGGGCGGCTAAAAAGCACGGCGTTGATATTCAGACTGATTAA
- a CDS encoding SusC/RagA family TonB-linked outer membrane protein → MLLCWSGAVHAQDRRVTGKVVSSKDQQGLPGVTILVRGSQVGTTTDANGGFVLNVSPSATLVFSAIGFTGTTVEVGNQTQLTVTLQEAEQNLGEIVVTALGIKKESKTLGYATATVDPAQMTTNRTVNFINALQGKIAGVNISSLGTGAAGTSKIRIRGQSSFSGQNNPLIVINGVPVDNTNFGQNNGNVGGDNSIGNRDRNYSDGGDGLSSINPDDIEGMTVLKGGTAAALYGSRAKDGAILITTKTKGTTGGIGVVYNSNFTTDQPLDMTDFQYEYGQGEYGVRPTAANPTSGVWSFGEKFEPGKTQVLFGGITVPYQPVRNRINTFYRTGSTWTNSVAISSGNEKGGFNLSLANLDNKGITPNNTFTRQTINLGFSYNLSPKLNITGTLNYSSELNKNPPQIAQQDNSTPTVIYTLANSMPFDVLEANQINPATGNEFVYSRFMNRTNPYFVLNNKFENIRRDRLFGNITARYNFTDWLYLQGRIGQDFWARDQDYNFPTGQASLAAAPAGFVNGAYVQEARRFRELNSDFLIGADRKFGKIGLNLTAGGNQLYRRSDVNSVLATDFIVRGLYVPQNGRVKDPTYGLTERRVNSLYGALEVSYNDFLYINATARNDWFSTLAPAARSILYPSVTGSFVFSQALKNVPNWLNFGKLRAAYAEVGSDGDVAPYSNNLFYGVAANLFPNPAGAGQPVGFITSNTVPSASLKPSRTAESEVGLELKLFNSRIGIDLTYYNKVTRDQIVSVQSSDASGYTNTLINSGVSRNRGVELLLNLAPVRTPAFSWDVTFNGSYNETKLLSLITDDDGSPERDYNKDKLPEQIVVGTGVFVGDLRQVVGLPLGQLYTYGYQRNATGQIIHGTDGLPLRTNTPISFGSALPKYVGGITNSFNYKGVTLSFLIDFKLGNNMMSGTNLNLFRHGLQKETLVGRGDADNKMVGAGVNEKGEPNTVRAFVQDYYSVGRSKSLGEQVIYNAGFWKLRQITVGYDFTSLLPKNLFIKGLRLNAVANNVLVLKKWVPNIDPEQFGFSSDNLIGLESTGLPITRSIGFNLNVRL, encoded by the coding sequence ATGCTTCTGTGTTGGTCAGGCGCCGTTCACGCGCAGGATCGACGTGTAACCGGGAAAGTCGTTTCCAGCAAAGATCAGCAGGGACTACCGGGCGTCACCATCTTGGTGAGAGGCTCCCAGGTTGGCACCACCACCGACGCCAACGGTGGGTTCGTACTCAACGTTTCGCCCAGCGCAACACTGGTTTTTAGTGCAATCGGTTTCACGGGCACCACGGTTGAGGTTGGCAATCAAACTCAGTTGACGGTGACGCTTCAGGAAGCCGAGCAGAACCTGGGGGAAATCGTCGTTACGGCGCTTGGTATTAAGAAGGAGTCGAAGACCCTCGGCTATGCCACCGCTACGGTCGATCCGGCGCAGATGACCACCAACCGGACCGTCAACTTCATCAACGCGTTACAGGGCAAGATTGCGGGTGTCAACATCTCGTCGCTCGGCACAGGAGCTGCCGGTACATCGAAGATCCGGATTCGGGGGCAATCGTCCTTTTCGGGGCAGAACAACCCGCTGATCGTCATCAATGGCGTACCCGTCGACAACACCAACTTCGGGCAGAACAACGGGAACGTGGGCGGCGATAACTCCATCGGCAACCGCGACCGCAACTACTCCGACGGCGGTGATGGCCTGTCGAGTATCAACCCCGACGACATCGAGGGCATGACCGTCTTGAAAGGCGGTACGGCAGCAGCGCTCTATGGCTCGCGGGCGAAGGACGGTGCCATTCTGATCACCACCAAAACGAAGGGAACGACGGGCGGTATCGGTGTGGTGTACAACTCCAACTTCACGACCGATCAGCCCCTCGACATGACCGATTTCCAATATGAATATGGGCAGGGCGAATACGGTGTACGGCCCACGGCCGCCAACCCAACCTCGGGTGTCTGGAGCTTTGGCGAGAAGTTTGAGCCGGGCAAGACGCAGGTGCTGTTTGGCGGTATTACCGTGCCTTACCAGCCCGTGCGCAACCGCATCAACACCTTCTACCGCACTGGCAGCACCTGGACCAACTCCGTAGCCATCTCGTCGGGCAACGAAAAGGGGGGCTTTAACCTCTCGCTCGCCAACCTCGACAACAAGGGCATCACGCCAAACAACACGTTTACGCGGCAAACGATCAACCTGGGTTTCAGCTACAACCTGTCGCCCAAACTGAACATAACGGGCACCCTCAACTACTCGAGCGAGTTGAACAAAAACCCGCCGCAGATTGCGCAGCAGGACAACAGCACCCCAACGGTGATCTACACGCTGGCCAACTCGATGCCGTTCGACGTGCTGGAAGCCAACCAGATCAACCCCGCCACGGGCAACGAGTTTGTGTATTCGCGGTTTATGAACCGTACTAACCCGTATTTCGTCCTCAACAACAAGTTTGAGAACATTCGGCGCGACCGCCTGTTTGGCAACATCACGGCCCGCTACAACTTCACCGACTGGCTGTATTTGCAGGGTCGGATCGGGCAGGACTTCTGGGCGCGCGATCAGGACTACAACTTCCCCACGGGGCAGGCCTCACTGGCGGCAGCACCCGCCGGTTTTGTAAACGGTGCCTACGTGCAGGAAGCCCGCCGTTTCCGCGAACTCAACAGCGATTTCCTGATTGGGGCTGACCGTAAGTTTGGCAAAATCGGGCTGAACCTCACGGCGGGTGGCAACCAGCTCTACCGGCGCAGCGATGTGAATTCGGTACTGGCTACCGACTTCATCGTTCGGGGCCTGTATGTACCACAAAACGGCCGCGTGAAAGACCCAACCTACGGCCTTACTGAACGCCGGGTGAACTCGCTGTATGGTGCGCTCGAGGTGTCGTACAACGATTTCCTGTACATCAACGCCACCGCCCGGAACGACTGGTTCTCGACGCTGGCTCCGGCCGCCCGGAGCATCCTGTACCCCTCGGTGACGGGTAGTTTTGTGTTCTCGCAGGCGCTGAAGAACGTACCTAACTGGCTTAATTTCGGGAAACTGCGGGCCGCCTATGCCGAAGTGGGCAGCGACGGCGACGTAGCGCCTTACTCCAACAACCTGTTCTACGGTGTAGCGGCCAACTTATTCCCCAATCCAGCGGGAGCCGGACAGCCGGTCGGGTTCATTACCTCCAACACGGTGCCAAGCGCGTCGCTGAAACCAAGCCGCACGGCCGAGTCGGAAGTGGGGCTCGAACTGAAGTTGTTCAACAGCCGGATCGGTATCGACCTGACGTATTACAACAAAGTCACGCGGGATCAGATCGTATCGGTGCAGTCGTCGGATGCGTCGGGCTACACCAACACGCTCATCAACAGCGGGGTTAGCCGTAACCGGGGCGTCGAACTGTTGCTGAATCTGGCTCCTGTTCGTACCCCGGCTTTCTCGTGGGATGTCACGTTCAATGGCTCGTATAACGAGACGAAGCTGCTGAGCCTGATCACCGACGACGACGGTTCGCCCGAGCGCGATTACAACAAAGACAAACTGCCCGAGCAGATCGTGGTCGGTACGGGCGTGTTTGTGGGCGATCTGCGGCAGGTAGTGGGCCTGCCACTCGGTCAGCTTTACACCTACGGCTACCAGCGCAACGCAACGGGGCAAATCATTCACGGGACCGATGGACTGCCCCTTCGGACCAACACGCCCATCTCCTTTGGGTCGGCGCTGCCTAAATACGTGGGTGGTATCACCAACTCATTTAATTACAAAGGCGTCACGCTCTCATTCCTGATCGACTTCAAGCTGGGCAACAACATGATGTCGGGCACCAACCTGAACCTCTTCCGGCACGGCTTGCAGAAAGAAACGCTGGTGGGTCGGGGCGATGCCGACAACAAAATGGTGGGTGCTGGTGTGAACGAAAAAGGCGAACCCAATACGGTTCGGGCGTTTGTGCAGGATTACTACTCGGTTGGCCGCTCGAAGAGCCTGGGCGAGCAGGTGATTTACAACGCCGGTTTCTGGAAGCTCCGCCAGATCACGGTGGGCTACGATTTCACGTCGTTGCTCCCGAAAAACCTGTTTATCAAAGGGCTTCGTCTGAATGCAGTGGCCAATAACGTGCTGGTACTGAAAAAATGGGTGCCCAACATCGACCCTGAGCAGTTTGGCTTCAGCTCCGACAACCTCATCGGTCTGGAATCGACGGGTCTGCCCATCACCCGCAGCATTGGCTTCAATCTGAATGTTCGACTATAA
- a CDS encoding SusD/RagB family nutrient-binding outer membrane lipoprotein, whose translation MKKIQFLAPLMALVLGVSSCDKGFDTLNVNPTAATSLNPAFLFNNALINSTYPGSTLIFEHPIVQQLFTPNSGIVAGGNFNIDNRGPTGANAALWQRYYRDNIRYLVEVINQTKSDANRSNLYNMARLWKAYSFMVLTDTYGDIPYTEAGLGYIGSNVVPKYDTQESIYNDIIKELTEASAALDAAKPTEAGEVVYGGNIARWKRFGYSVMLRAGMRLSKVNPTLAQATVQKAVAGGVFQSNADNAVLRNDANYQNQVGVTLNSTEAANYYMTGYFVDYLKSTADPRLASIAVRYVGAKSGPEQTAARANRDPAVQKGMPLGFDNGTIGARATADGLASFYDYSQLDRTRMGKLAAPTYFVTYAQTQLLLAEAVVRNWTTGNAADYYNAGVRAHMQQLGDYDATSLVSDANIATYLTANPYTAAKGLEQINTQYWIASFLNGPEVFANFRRSGFPKLTPNPYPGKEIKGSFINRLSYPDSEISVNSAKVQEAITRQGPDNLDTRVWWDKQ comes from the coding sequence ATGAAAAAAATACAATTCCTTGCGCCCCTGATGGCCCTCGTACTGGGCGTCAGCAGTTGCGACAAAGGGTTCGATACGCTGAACGTAAACCCAACGGCAGCGACTTCGCTTAACCCGGCCTTTTTGTTTAATAATGCGTTGATCAACAGCACGTACCCAGGCTCCACGCTGATCTTCGAGCACCCGATCGTGCAGCAGTTGTTTACGCCCAACTCAGGTATCGTAGCGGGCGGTAATTTCAACATCGACAACCGGGGGCCCACCGGCGCCAACGCCGCGCTCTGGCAACGGTACTACCGCGATAATATCCGGTATCTGGTTGAGGTGATCAATCAGACCAAGTCCGATGCTAACCGGTCGAACCTGTACAATATGGCCCGGCTCTGGAAAGCCTATTCGTTTATGGTCCTCACCGATACGTATGGCGACATCCCCTACACGGAAGCTGGTTTGGGCTATATCGGTAGCAACGTTGTACCCAAATACGACACGCAGGAAAGCATCTATAACGACATCATCAAAGAGCTGACCGAGGCCTCGGCGGCGCTGGATGCGGCCAAGCCCACCGAAGCGGGTGAAGTGGTCTATGGCGGTAACATCGCCCGCTGGAAACGATTCGGTTATTCGGTGATGCTCCGGGCGGGGATGCGGCTGTCAAAAGTGAATCCGACGCTGGCTCAGGCGACGGTGCAGAAGGCGGTAGCCGGGGGTGTGTTTCAGTCAAACGCCGACAATGCGGTCCTGCGCAACGACGCCAACTACCAGAATCAGGTCGGTGTTACGCTCAACTCGACCGAAGCGGCCAACTACTACATGACGGGCTATTTTGTCGATTACCTGAAATCGACCGCCGATCCGCGGCTGGCCTCGATTGCTGTTCGGTATGTGGGGGCAAAAAGCGGCCCTGAGCAAACAGCCGCCCGCGCTAACCGCGACCCGGCTGTGCAAAAAGGCATGCCGCTGGGCTTCGACAACGGGACGATCGGCGCCCGCGCCACCGCCGACGGGCTGGCCAGCTTCTACGACTACTCGCAGCTCGACCGTACGCGCATGGGCAAACTAGCCGCCCCAACGTATTTTGTCACCTATGCCCAAACTCAATTGCTGCTGGCCGAAGCCGTCGTGCGCAACTGGACTACCGGCAACGCGGCCGACTACTACAATGCGGGTGTAAGAGCACATATGCAGCAGTTGGGCGATTATGATGCCACTTCGCTGGTATCAGACGCTAACATTGCTACGTACCTGACGGCCAATCCCTACACGGCGGCCAAAGGACTGGAGCAGATCAATACCCAATACTGGATCGCTTCGTTCCTGAATGGGCCCGAGGTATTTGCCAACTTCCGCCGCAGCGGTTTCCCTAAGCTGACGCCCAACCCCTATCCGGGCAAGGAGATTAAAGGCAGTTTCATCAACCGCCTCTCCTACCCGGATTCCGAAATTTCGGTAAACTCGGCGAAAGTCCAGGAAGCCATCACCCGGCAAGGCCCCGACAACCTCGACACCCGTGTTTGGTGGGATAAGCAGTAA